The window GGATGAGAAAAACAGAGCCAGGTCCACACTGTTTTTGGACAGGCCTCTTAAGGAAAGGCGATTAAAACAGTCATTCCATTTGATTTGACAAAGTACCTTCAGCGGAAATGAAATTGTACTATTTACCTAACAAAAAAAGGCGCCCAAAAGTGTTCTTTTGGGACAGCCTCTTTATGTACGTTCAGATAAAGATTTATTCGAATTTCGTTGGATTGCCGTCAAAAGGTTCGTCAGCAACTTTGATAGAATCAGTTGGGCATCCTTCAAAAGCATCCATCATATCATCGATCAGAACATCTGGGATTTCAACAATACCTTCGTTGTCATCAAGTGTTACATATGCAATGCCTTCATCATCATAATCATAGATGTCTGGTGCAGCAGCTCCGCATGCACCACATGCAATGCAAGTTTCTTTGTCTACAATCGTATACTTGGCCATGAAAAAACCCTCCCGTTAGTGTGAACAATTTATTTCTCCGCAAAACGTTGGAAACGCATTCCGCATATCTATTGTAAAAAAGAATTCCAAACTTTTCAATAGAAATTATATTGATAATACTTCTCACTCCTGCATTCATTCGCTAATTTACCCTAATTTTAGACAACTCAAGCATACTTTTCATGGTAAAATGG is drawn from Bacillus sp. FJAT-18017 and contains these coding sequences:
- a CDS encoding ferredoxin yields the protein MAKYTIVDKETCIACGACGAAAPDIYDYDDEGIAYVTLDDNEGIVEIPDVLIDDMMDAFEGCPTDSIKVADEPFDGNPTKFE